The window CAAGAAATCGATACAACATGACATCCTCACGCGCTCCATCGCCATCCCTGCCGGCACAGCTCCCTTTGGGGGAAGCCGCAACGGCGGGAAGGATGATCGACAACTAGGTTTCGTTATGAATTCAAGACTTACGGTTTGGATAAACGGGAACGATCAATTTCCGATAGAGATGCCAGGTCGAGTGCCCGAGGATGGGCATAACGACCGCAAGGCCGATGAAAACCGGGATCGTGCCGACGACGAGCAGCGCTGCGACGATCAGCCCCCAGAGCGCAACCGGAACCGGATTGGCAAGCGTGGCGCGTATGCTCGCATCCACCGCCGCAACCGCGCCCACATCCCGGTCCAGCATCAGCGGGAAAGCCACCACCGTTGTCGCCAGCACAATGACCGCGAAAACGAAACCGGCCAGGTTACCCCAGATGATGAGGGACAGCCCTTGCGGGGTCGTCAGAACGTCTGACACAAATGTTGAGAACGAGACCGGGCCAACCGCCTCGAAACTCGTGGTGTAGATGTGCTGCGCGACAATCAGCCAGACGACGAAAAGCGCAAACAGCATGACACCGACGGCAATGATCGACGGCAACGCCGGAGAGTGCCGAACCTCCAGTGCGTGACGCCAGGAGCTATCCAACCCCTGCTCACGGCGTCGACTGATTTCATAAAGACCGATGGCCGCGATCGGGCCGATCAAGGCAAAACCTGACATCAAAGGATAAATCAGCGGCAGCAGATTGGCGCCGGAACTCCACATGATGAGAAAAACACCCGCGATCGGATACATAAGACAGATAAAAACGTAATGGGAGGGTTTCTCTCGAAAGTCCTCAAGCCCCAACTTCAGGGCATCCACAAGATCCGCTACATTTATCTTCCGGACTTCGGGGCGTGCAAATTCGCCGCTCGCGCCGGCCATGACATGGAATGCCGTCATAGCATCTCTCCTCCTGCGCCATGATCCGGCCTGCGGCATGGGGACGCCCGGTGATTTTTTATCCATGCGTCAAACCGCAACCGGTAACTTTGAATCTATCAAATATTCTCGTATTTGTCGCCTATTCTTTAAATTAGAAAAAATAGATGTTTGCCGTCGGCATGACCGGCGAGTCCCCAAACCGACCCTATGAAGACGATTCTCTCCGTCACGCTCCCTGAGCTTGGCAGCATGACACGTCATGGGCAGTGAACCTGCCTGCGGGATCGAAAAGAAACGCAGTCATACGAAGCCCTGCAGCTTCTCGTCAAAATCCGCGCGATAGCCATAGATTAAATTCAGAAATATACTTTGCTGGATAATTATAAAAATCATCAGATAAGGCATATTGCAGATATAATCGAGTTAAATATGCAAATATATTAATTTATATAAAAATCAAATTATTCTATTTAAGTATATTATGTTCCATAAATATATAAAATAAACAATCTAAAAGAATTAAATTTACACCTACCAAGTATTAACTCGACTTTAAATGTTTAAATGATATGAACCTCATATCGCAACAATTCTTAGGCGATAGAAATTATTGAGCGGCATTCGCACAAGCTAGCGTGGAAAATCCGGGCCAATTCTCCGGCTCGAATTGCATGATGCTTTTCCGGCGCAGGTTCACATGAGCCATGTTCTTCACAATTTCGCTTTATTTGCAGATGTCGGACCGTTGTCATCAAGAACGGTGTCTGGCGGCAGATAGGCGTGACCAGTCGCCATCCGGTTAAAGGGACACGTTCATGACTTCAATTCTCTCTTCACTGTCTGCTGTGCAGATTTCCAGGCTTTCCACGTCCACAATCGCCGGCCTGACCTCGGCGGACGTTAATGCCCTGGATAGCAACAGGATCAAGGCACTCACCTCGTCTCAGATCGCCTCTTTGAGCACAGATAACCTCGCTCTTTTCGGCTCCGAAGACCTCCGCGCCATTTCGGTGAGCGCCGTCAAGGGACTAACCCTGACCCAGATCGCAAAACTGAGCTCCGCTCAGATCAACAGCCTGTCGGCATCTCAGGTCACGGCGCTGTACGCCAGCCAGATTGAAGCCCTGTCGACTGAACAGATCAAGGCGCTGAACTCTACTCAGATTGCCGGTCTCAGCTCCGCGCAGATCGGTACCCTTAGCAGCGCCGAACTCGCGCTTTTCTCCACCGATGAGATCAAGGCCATCAGCGTCAACGCCATCGCCAGCCTTTCCGCGGCCGCCCTCTCCGGTCTCAGCACCGAAAACGCGGCGGCACTGACAAAGACACAGATCGCAGCCCTGTCGTCAACGCAGCTTGGCGCATTGTCGACCGACAATCTGGCCGCCTTCTCCACCGATGAGATCAAGGCCATCAGCACCAGAGCCTTTGCCGGCCTCGATGCCAGCAAACTGACCACCGGCACCATCGCCGCCCTGAGCCGAGCACAGGTCGCAGCACTCTCTTCGGCACAACTCGAAGCCCTCTCGACCGATCGGATACAGGCGCTCACCTCGGATCAGATCGCAGGTCTCAGCTCCGCACAGATCGGCACCCTTAGCAGCGCCGAACTCGCGCTTTTCTCCACCGATGAGATCAAGGCCATCAGCGTCAACGCCATCACTGGCCTTTCCGCAGCCGCCCTCTCCGGCCTCAGCAGCACCAATGCCGCGGCACTGACGAAGACACAGATCGCAGCCCTGTCCTCGACACAGCTTGGCGCTCTGTCCTCCGAGAGCCTCGCCACCTTCTCCACCGACGCGATCAAGACAATCAACACCAGAGCTCTCGCCGGCCTCGATGCCAGCAAGCTGACCACCGGCGCCATCGCTGCCCTGAGCCGAGCACAGGTCGCAGCACTCTCTTCGGCACAACTCGAAGCCCTCTCGACCGATCGCGTCCAGGCGCTCACCTCGGATCAGATTGCCGGCCTCAGCTCCGCACAGATCGGCACTCTCAGCAGCGCCGAACTCGCGCTTTTCTCCACCGACGAGATCAAGGCCATCAGCGTCAACGCCATCACCGGCCTTTCCGCGGCCGCCCTCTCCGGCCTCAGCAGCACCAATGCCGCGGCATTGACGAAGACACAGATCGCAGCCCTGTCCTCGACACAGCTTGGCGCATTGTCGATCGACAATCTGGCCGCCTTCTCCACCGATGAGATCAAGGCCATCAGCACCAGAGCCTTTGCCGGCCTCGATGCCAGCAAACTGACCACCGGCACCATCGCCGCCCTGAGCCGAGCACAGGTCGCAGCACTCTCTTCGGCACAACTCGAAGCCCTCTCGACCGATCGGATACAGGCGCTCACCTCGGATCAGATCGCAGGTCTCAGCTCCGCACAGATCGGCACCCTTAGCAGCGCCGAACTCGCGCTTTTCTCCACCGATGAGATCAAGGCCATCAGCGTCAACGCCATCACTGGCCTTTCCGCAGCCGCCCTCTCCGGCCTCAGCAGCACCAATGCCGCGGCACTGACGAAGACACAGATCGCAGCCCTGTCCTCGACACAGCTTGGCGCTCTGTCCTCCGAGAGCCTCGCCACCTTCTCCACCGACGCGATCAAGACAATCAACACCAGAGCTCTCGCCGGCCTCGATGCCAGCAAGCTGACCACCGGCGCCATCGCTGCCCTGAGCCGAGCACAGGTCGCAGCACTCTCTTCGGCACAACTCGAAGCCCTCTCGACCGATCGCGTCCAGGCGCTCACCTCGGATCAGATTGCCGGCCTCAGCTCCGCACAGATCGGCACTCTCAGCAGCGCCGAACTCGCGCTTTTCTCCACCGACGAGATCAAGGCCATCAGCGTTAATGCCATCACCGGCCTTTCCGCAGCCGCCCTCTCCGGCCTCAGCAGCACCAATGCCGCGGCATTGACGAAGACACAGATCGCAGCCCTGTCCTCGACACAGCTTGGCGCATTGTCGACCGACAATCTGGCCGCCTTCTCCACCGATGAGATCAAGGCCATCAGCACCAGAGCCTTTGCCGGCCTCGATGCCAGCAAGATGACCACCGGCACCATCGCTGCCCTGAGCCGAGCACAGGTCGCGGCGCTCTCCTCGACGCAGTTCGAAGCCCTCTCGACCGAGCGGATACAGGCACTTACTTCGGATCAGATCGCAGGTCTCAGCTCCGCACAGATCGGCACCCTCAACAGCGACGAGCTCAAGCTCTTCTCTACCGATGAGATCAAGGCCATCGGCATCAATGCCATCGCCGGTCTCACCACAGCCACCCTCACCGGTCTCGGCAGCACCAATGCTGGAGCGTTCTCGTCCCAACAGCTCGGGGTGATGAACGATGGACAGGTCGAGGCTATCATCAAGGCCTACAAGACAGTGTAAGGCCCGAAGAAACCAGACAATCTACGACGCGGCTCAAGGTCGCGTCGTAGCATGGATGCATTTTAATTCCAGAATGCGCCCAGAGGACATCGAGTTTCCATCATGGCAAAGATATCCGTCATCATTCCGGCCTTCAACATAGCCAGTCTCATCGGCGAGACGCTCGACAGCGTTCTGCGCAATGAAACCGATATGGATATCGTCGTCATCGACGATGCCTCCACCGACAATACTTGCGACATCGTTGAGCAATATATGGCGCAATACGCCAATATAAGGCTGATGCGCAATGAGATGAACACCGGGCCGGGCGTCGCCCGCAACAGGGCGCTGGCGACCATCGACAGCGAATATTGCCTGTTTCACGATGCCGACGACCTCCTGGCTGCAGGAGCCATCGATACAGTCCTGCCCCTGATGGATGAGACGAATGTCGATGTCGCGGCATTCAGATATAATGTGCTCAGAACGGCCGATGGCCCACCCGGGGAGATGCCCCCTATCGACAGGAATATCTGGAACGACGTCCTCGGTAACCGCGACAGGGCACTGATCGATCTCGATACGGCCCCGTACAGTTCCTGGTGACGATCAACTACCCATGGAACAAGATTTTGCGGACGTCATTCATCCGCCGGACAGGCTGGCGTTTCTCCACGGCACGGATCAACGAAGACATCCTGCCGCACTGGGCAGCCTATATGAATGCCGGACAATTCCTGGCCATTAACAGCAGCCTGACGACACACCGCCTTGTTCCCGGTCGCGAGCAGCACACGAGTACCTTCGACGAGCGCCGCCTGGACATGTTCGCGGCGCTTAAGGACGCGGAGAAGCTTTTCAACGATAGCCCGATCTTCAGAGCGAAATATTATCCGATCTTCATCATCTTCAAGGCGGGTTTGCTGGAATGGGCAAACAGGCAGATGCGGCATGATCTGCTCGGCCTTTTCCGGGAACATGCCGCTCATTCCTACCAATACTTCACGGACGAGGATTTCGACAGCGTCTATCAGATCAATCCATCAATTGCGCTGGCGAGCTACAGGATGAAACATTCCTATCGCTAGAACATGCGAAAAGCCTGACCCGTAATAACAGCGTCAGCGGTTCAAAACATGGGAGTCTGACTGTCAATAAACTTCAACATGCGATCCATAAGCTTGGCACGACATTGATGCTGACGTGACACATCCAGCCCCAGGCAAGTTATCTACTATAACTAAAAATGACCCGTCTGGGCCGCTTCTACTTTCGACCTTGTCGTTTTACCGCAGGATGCCATGACCGCCAGCCACGCCTCTACTTCAAACGACGATGCTCCGAGCGCACTTGATCTGGCGCGGAACCAGCAACTCAGTCTTCTGGATCTTTTGCGTCTGGCCGAGGCTCTTGGTGCCGCCGGTCAGCTAACCGCCGCCGGGGAACTCTACAAAACCTGGGTCGCATTCAACGACAATAATCCCGCAATCCACGTCGCCTACTTCAACTACGCTGTCGTGCTAAGCCAGCTTGGTGATAGCGCAGGCGCCGTCCAGGCGTTTCACGCCTGCTTAAAGGCCAATCCGCAATTCGCTCCCGGCCACATCAATCTCGGTCGCGTGCTTGAAGATGCCGGCCTGATCGGTCAGGCGGTGGAGCAATGGTCGCAATATGCCGAGGCCACGAAAAATCTCGATGCCGAAGCGGTTGAGCATCGGCATTTGGTCCTGCAGAACATTGGCCGGGTCCTCGAAAGTGCCGGAAAACTTGAGGAGGCTGAAGCCGCTTTGCTGCAGGCGTTCGAGCTGCGGCCGGAGGCGCCGGAATCAGGTCAACACTGGGCAGCGTTGCGACAGCGCCAGTGCAAATGGCCGGTGCTTGAACCATCGAGCCACGTCCCTGCCCGCAAGATGCTTGACGCCATGTCATCGCTGACGTTGAGTTGCTACGCCGACGATCCAATGTTCCAGCTTGCCAAAGCCTATCGCCTGAGCAAAACGCTGATTGGCGCACGTCCGGACCTCACCCGCTTTCCGCGCAGATTGCCGAAACACAAGTCCGGGACCGGTCAACGTCTGCGCGTCGGCTACCTCTCATCGGATCTTCGCGATCATGCCGTCGGCTTCGCTCTCTGCGAGGTTCTGGAGCTGCACGACAGGAACAGTCTTGAGGTCTTCGCTTATTATTCCGGCAATGTACGCAATACGGACAGCACCCAGCAGAGGATAAAAGCCGCGGTCCATTGCTGGCGGGATATTCACGGCCTGGATGATAGCTCTGCCGCATCGCAGATCATATCCGATGAAATCGATATCCTGATCGACGTGAACGGCTACACCAAGGACGCACGCGCAAAAATTTTCGCCTATAGGCCTGCGCCGGTCATCGTCAGCTTCTGCGGCTACCCCGGATCGATGGGAAGCCCGTTCCATCAGTATCTGATCTCCGACGGGTATATGATCCCGGAGGAGAACGAAATCTATTACACCGAAAAGGTGCTGCGCATCGCGTGCGATCAGCCGCTCGACCGCAAGCGGCCCATCGCGGAGCGACCGAGCCGAGCAGACGTCGGACTGCCGGAGGACGCATTCGTTTATGCCAGCTTCAACGGCATGCAGAAGATCACGCAAAACTGCTTTGCACGATGGATGACGATCCTGTCGCAGACGCCGGGCAGCCTATTGTGGCTCCTGACGGGCGATGAAGATGTCAATCAGCGCCTGCGAGACGTCGCGCAACGGAACGGCGTCGCACCCGAGCGGCTCGTATTCGCGCCGAAAGTCCCGAACCCGATGCATATTGCCCGTATCGGCGTCGCCGATCTGTTTCTGGACACCTTCCCCTATGGCGCACATTCCACCGCGGCTGATGCGATAACATCCGGCCTGCCCGTCCTCACCATGTCAGGCAAGACATTTGCCGCGCGTTTCTGCGGCAGCATCGTCACCGCAGCCGGTGTCCCGGAGATGCTCTGCTCGTCGCCCGAAGACTATGTCGCCCGCGCCGTGGGTTTTGCCCACGACAGGAAGAGCCTTCTTAAGGTGAGAGAGTCGATCGCCCGGCAAAGCGACACAAGTGTATTGCGCGATATTCCTGCCCTGGCACGGCGTCTGGACGAACTGTTCTGGCAAATGCAGGGCGAATGCGAACGCGGCGAGACGCCTGTGCCGGATCTCAGCAATCTCGATCTCTACTATGACGTGGGTGCGGAAGCCGTATTGGAAAATATCGAGTTTGAGGACGAACAAAGCTACCGCAGACGCTACCTCAAGAAGCTCAATCAGTGGCACGACTATGCGCCGATCCCATATGACCGTCGCCTGTGGCAGACACCAAAAGACTGAGCGAGAAACCGAACGGCGCGAGCCGGATATCACTATTTCCCGCTGACCGTCGATATTCTCGCCTGGCCGAAACTACCCTCAACACCACCTCTTCAATGCAAATCTTTACCGCCCCCGCCGGCGGCGACATATGAACAGGACGAGTTCTCAATGAGCGCGGATGAAAGAATTGTCATTGTCGGCGCCGGGCTTTCCGGGGCGGTCATTGGACGGGAGCTCGCCCAGGCAGGCCATATGGTCGAGATCATCGATGCCCGCAATCACATTGCCGGTAATTGCCACACCGAGCGTGACGGCGAAACCGGCGTTATGGTGCATGTTTACGGCCCGCATATCTTCCATACGGACGACAAGGAGGTCTGGGACTATGTCAACAGCTTCCAGACGTTCATGCCTTACAAGAACCGGGTCAAAACGACGAGCGGCGAGCGTGTCTATTCCCTGCCGGTCAATCTGCACACGATCAACCAGTTCTTCGGCAAGAATTTCCGGCCCGATGAAGCGAGAACCTTCATAGAAGAGAGGGCCGACAAGTCGATCATCAATCCGCAGACCTTCGAGGAGCAGGCGCTGCGGTTTGTCGGCCCGGAACTCTACGAAGCCTTCTTTAAGGGATATACGGAGAAGCAATGGGGCTGCCCACCGGCCGACCTGCCCGCGTCGATCCTGAAACGCCTCCCCCTACGCTTCAATTATGACGACAACTATTTCTTCCACAAATATCAGGGCATGCCGGAAACCGGATATACCGACATGATCGAGCGTATCCTCAATCATCCAAACATAACGGTGAAGCTCGGCACACAATTCCACCGTGCCGATGCAGGGGCTTGCAAACACGTCTTCTATTCAGGCCCGCTCGATGGCTATTTCGACTTCGAACTCGGCCGGCTGGCGTACCGAACACTCGACTTCGAACGTTTCACCTATGATGGCGACTATCAGGGCTGCGCGGTGATGAACTATGGCGATGTTTCCGTGCCCTTTACCCGCATCACCGAACACAAGCATTTTTCCCCGTGGGAAGAGCCTGCCGGCTCCGTTTGTTATAGGGAATTTTCCCGCGCCTGCGGCCCGCATGACATTCCTTATTATCCGGTTCGGTTGGTCAAGGATAAGGAGCAGCTTGCCGAATACGTGGCGCGCGCCGAGCGGGAAACATCCGTCACCTTTGTCGGCCGCCTCGGGACCTATCGCTATCTCGACATGGACATGACCATCCGGGAGGCACTCGACACCGCCCGCCTCTATCACGCCAGGCGATCAGAGGGCGGTTCCATGCCTGCATTTCTGCATTTACCTGTTTACGGGCGGCCGGCTTAGCTGCTTGAATGACAATTTCCGCACAACACCAAAAGGGCCCTGAGTTTCCTCGGGCCCTTTGATAAGTCCTGAATGTCTTATGAGTATTGGTTGCGGGGGCAGGATTTGAACCTGCGGCCTTCAGGTTATGAGCCTGACGAGCTACCGGGCTGCTCCACCCCGCGTTACCAGCGTAAATCCCTATTGGATTTATCGCGACTGCATCACAGGGAAGCTGTGATGGCTAGTGCCGGAGCAAATTGCGGAAGGCGATTTGTCTCCTGTTAGGGACGCACGAGGCGTTTGCCTTATGGTTTTAAGTCCCGGAATGCAAAAAGGCCGCGTAAGCGGCCCTATGTATCGGCTGGGCCGAAGTTTGTTTAGAGAAGATAGAATGTTGCGTTTTGCAGACCTGGCAGCGACCTACTCTCCCGCGTCTTGAGACGAAGTACCATTGGCGCTGGGGCGTTTCACGGCCGTGTTCGGAAAGGGAACGGGTGCAGCCGCCCCGCGATAACCACCAGGTCGGCAAAACGCAACATTGAACATGTTTTCACATGCGTGTTGTTTCGAGAAGCTGGGAAGCTTGCGCTTCGTTTTAATTTACACGTCTTTCTGTGACTGGTCCGCTTGCCTGCCTTGCTCGATGTTGAGTTTGGCAGCCATACAGGACGCTAGTCCGTCGCCAATCGTTTGGCGCGCCGTCCGCAGGGCCTTGTGGCCCGTGAGGACAGAAGATGATGTCATCAAGCTTTGCTTGATGAACATATTCAATGGGAACGAAGAAGTCGATCGAGCTATTAGTAACGGTAAGCTTCACATGTTGCCATGCTTCCACACCCGTCCTATCAACGTGGTCGTCTTCCACGGCTCTGATAGGGAACACTCGTTTTCAGGTTGGTTTCCCGCTTAGATGCCTTCAGCGGTTATCCATTCCGTATATAGCTACTCTGCTATGCCCTTGGCAGGACAACAGATCCACCAGAGATACGTCCATCCCGGTCCTCTCGTACTAGGGACAGATCCTGTCAATATTCCTACACCCACGGCAGATAGGGACCGAACTGTCTCACGACGTTCTGAACCCAACTCACGTACCGCTTTAAATGGCGAACAGCCATACCCTTGGGACCTGCTCCAGCCCCAGGATGCGATGAGTCGACATCGAGGTGCCAAACAACCCCGTCGATATGGACTCTTGGGGGTCATCAGCCTGTTATCCCCGGCGTACCTTTTATCCGTTGAGCGATGGCCCTTCCACACGGGACCACCGGATCACTATGACCGACTTTCGTCTCTGCTCGACTTGTCAGTCTCGCAGTCAGGCGGGCTTATGCCATTGCACTCGACGACCGATTTCCGACCGGTCTGAGCCCACCATCGCGCGCCTCCGTTACTCTTTCGGAGGCGACCGCCCCAGTCAAACTACCCACCATACACTGTCCCGGATCCGGATAACGGACCGCGGTTAGACATCCACGAAGATAAGGGTGGTATTTCAAGGATGGCTCCACAAAGACTGGCGTCCCTGCTTCAAAGCCTACCACCTATCCTACACATGCCTTGGCGAATGCCAGTGTAAAGCTATAGTAAAGGTGCACGGGGTCTTTCCGTCTGACCGCAGGAACCCCGCATCTTCACGGGGAATTCAATTTCACTGAGTCTATGTTGGAGACAGCGGGGAAGTCGTTACGCCATTCGTGCAGGTCGGAACTTACCCGACAAGGAATTTCGCTACCTTAGGACCGTTATAGTTACGGCCGCCGTTTACTGGGGCTTCAGTTCAGAGCTTGCACCCCTCCCTTTAACCTTCCAGCACCGGGCAGGCGTCAGACCCTATACGTCGTATTGCTACTTCGCAGAGCCCTGTGTTTTTGATAAACAGTCGCTACCCCCTGGTCTGTGCCACCCCATCATAGTTGCCTAAAATGGGGTCACGCTTCTTCCGAAGTTACGCGTGCAATTTGCCGAGTTCCTTCAACATAGTTCTCTCAAGCGCCTTGGTATACTCTACCTGACCACCTGTGTCGGTTTCGGGTACGGTCTATACGGTGGAGCTATTTCCTGGAACCTCTTCGCCGCACATTCAATCCAATAAGAATGTACAACACACGAGATCCGTCACTACCACCAGGCCCACGAATATTAACGTGGTTCCCATCGACTACGCGTGTCCGCCTCGTCTTAGGGGCCGGCTAACCCTGCTCAGATTAACTTTAAGCAGGAACCCTTGGTCTTTCGGCGAGGGAGTCTCTCACTCCCTTTATCGTTACTCATGTCAACATTCGCACTTCCGATATCTCCAGCAGCCCTCACGGGTCCGCCTTCACAGACTTACGGAACGCTCCGCTACCACATGCCTTACGGCATATCCTCAGCTTCGGTGCATGGCTTTAGCCCCGTTACATTTTCGGCGCAAAGACCCTTATTTAGACCAGTGAGCTGTTACGCTTTCTTTAAATGATGGCTGCTTCTAAGCCAACATCCTGGTTGTTTTGGGATCCTCACATCCTTTCCCACTTAGCCATGACTTGGGGACCTTAGCTGGAGGTCAGGGTTGTTGCCCTTTTCACGACGGACGTTAGCACCCGCCGTGTGTCTGCCGACTAGTACTCCTCGGTATTCGGAGTTTGGTTAGGATCAGTAAGACGGTGAGTCCCCATAGCCCATCCAGTGCTCTACCCCCGAGGGTATTCGGTCGACGCTCTACCTAAATAGATTTCGCGGAGAACCAGCTATTTCCGAGTTTGATTGGCCTTTCACCCCTAGCCACAAGTCATCCCAATCTATTGCAACAGATACGGGTTCGGCCCTCCAGTTGGTGTTACCCAACCTTCAGCCTGCTCATGGCTAGATCACTCGGTTTCGGGTCTAATGCAACTAACTCAATCGCCCTATTCAGACTCGCTTTCGCTGCGCCTACACCTACCGGCTTAAGCTTGCTAGTTACACTAAGTCGTTGACCCATTATACAAAAGGTACGCCGTCACCCTTGCGGGCTCCGACTGTTTGTAGGCATCCGGTTTCAGGTTCTATTTCACTCCCCTCGTCGGGGTGCTTTTCACCTTTCCCTCACGGTACTTGTTCGCTATCGGTCATGCACGAGTACTTAGGCTTGGAGAGTGGTCTCCCCATGTTCAGACAGGATTTCACGTGTCCCGCCCTACTCAAGGACAATGACTGTTCTACGCGTAAGGGGCTATCACCCTCTATGGCCGACTTTTCCAAATCGTTCCGCTTTATTCATCATTGCCACTGGCCTGGTCCGCGTTCGCTCGCCACTACTTGCGGAGTCTCGGTTGATGTCCTTTCCTGCAGGTACTTAGATGTTTCAGTTCCCTGCGTTCGCTTCTTACCCCTATGTATTCGAAAGTAAGATACCTTATCACAATGCTTGGAAACCCAAGCCGTCGAAGACGGTTTGGATTTTCCAAGCATTTAAGGTGGGTTGCCCCATTCGGAGATCCATGGATCAAAGCTTATTCGCAGCTCCCCACGGCTTTTCGCAGCGTATCACGTCCTTCTTCGCCTGTGCATGCCAAGGCATCCACCAAATGCCCTTAATTCACTTCTTCGTTCTCATTGTCTATGCTCATCCATAGCCGTTCAATTAAGAACGGCAACCTGATTACCTTTTACAATCAAGCCATTTCATGATGACATCGACGTGTCGGTACGGTCTTCTTTGAGGGCACGCCGGTGCACCTCGAAGCCATACCATTAAGACCAGCTTCTCGAGATATCATCCGGTGATGCGCGGTCAGGCAACATCAATCCAGCATGTCCATCAG is drawn from Agrobacterium tumefaciens and contains these coding sequences:
- a CDS encoding glycosyl transferase gives rise to the protein MTASHASTSNDDAPSALDLARNQQLSLLDLLRLAEALGAAGQLTAAGELYKTWVAFNDNNPAIHVAYFNYAVVLSQLGDSAGAVQAFHACLKANPQFAPGHINLGRVLEDAGLIGQAVEQWSQYAEATKNLDAEAVEHRHLVLQNIGRVLESAGKLEEAEAALLQAFELRPEAPESGQHWAALRQRQCKWPVLEPSSHVPARKMLDAMSSLTLSCYADDPMFQLAKAYRLSKTLIGARPDLTRFPRRLPKHKSGTGQRLRVGYLSSDLRDHAVGFALCEVLELHDRNSLEVFAYYSGNVRNTDSTQQRIKAAVHCWRDIHGLDDSSAASQIISDEIDILIDVNGYTKDARAKIFAYRPAPVIVSFCGYPGSMGSPFHQYLISDGYMIPEENEIYYTEKVLRIACDQPLDRKRPIAERPSRADVGLPEDAFVYASFNGMQKITQNCFARWMTILSQTPGSLLWLLTGDEDVNQRLRDVAQRNGVAPERLVFAPKVPNPMHIARIGVADLFLDTFPYGAHSTAADAITSGLPVLTMSGKTFAARFCGSIVTAAGVPEMLCSSPEDYVARAVGFAHDRKSLLKVRESIARQSDTSVLRDIPALARRLDELFWQMQGECERGETPVPDLSNLDLYYDVGAEAVLENIEFEDEQSYRRRYLKKLNQWHDYAPIPYDRRLWQTPKD
- a CDS encoding ice nucleation-like protein, which encodes MTSILSSLSAVQISRLSTSTIAGLTSADVNALDSNRIKALTSSQIASLSTDNLALFGSEDLRAISVSAVKGLTLTQIAKLSSAQINSLSASQVTALYASQIEALSTEQIKALNSTQIAGLSSAQIGTLSSAELALFSTDEIKAISVNAIASLSAAALSGLSTENAAALTKTQIAALSSTQLGALSTDNLAAFSTDEIKAISTRAFAGLDASKLTTGTIAALSRAQVAALSSAQLEALSTDRIQALTSDQIAGLSSAQIGTLSSAELALFSTDEIKAISVNAITGLSAAALSGLSSTNAAALTKTQIAALSSTQLGALSSESLATFSTDAIKTINTRALAGLDASKLTTGAIAALSRAQVAALSSAQLEALSTDRVQALTSDQIAGLSSAQIGTLSSAELALFSTDEIKAISVNAITGLSAAALSGLSSTNAAALTKTQIAALSSTQLGALSIDNLAAFSTDEIKAISTRAFAGLDASKLTTGTIAALSRAQVAALSSAQLEALSTDRIQALTSDQIAGLSSAQIGTLSSAELALFSTDEIKAISVNAITGLSAAALSGLSSTNAAALTKTQIAALSSTQLGALSSESLATFSTDAIKTINTRALAGLDASKLTTGAIAALSRAQVAALSSAQLEALSTDRVQALTSDQIAGLSSAQIGTLSSAELALFSTDEIKAISVNAITGLSAAALSGLSSTNAAALTKTQIAALSSTQLGALSTDNLAAFSTDEIKAISTRAFAGLDASKMTTGTIAALSRAQVAALSSTQFEALSTERIQALTSDQIAGLSSAQIGTLNSDELKLFSTDEIKAIGINAIAGLTTATLTGLGSTNAGAFSSQQLGVMNDGQVEAIIKAYKTV
- a CDS encoding DUF2189 domain-containing protein produces the protein MTAFHVMAGASGEFARPEVRKINVADLVDALKLGLEDFREKPSHYVFICLMYPIAGVFLIMWSSGANLLPLIYPLMSGFALIGPIAAIGLYEISRRREQGLDSSWRHALEVRHSPALPSIIAVGVMLFALFVVWLIVAQHIYTTSFEAVGPVSFSTFVSDVLTTPQGLSLIIWGNLAGFVFAVIVLATTVVAFPLMLDRDVGAVAAVDASIRATLANPVPVALWGLIVAALLVVGTIPVFIGLAVVMPILGHSTWHLYRKLIVPVYPNRKS
- the glf gene encoding UDP-galactopyranose mutase; its protein translation is MSADERIVIVGAGLSGAVIGRELAQAGHMVEIIDARNHIAGNCHTERDGETGVMVHVYGPHIFHTDDKEVWDYVNSFQTFMPYKNRVKTTSGERVYSLPVNLHTINQFFGKNFRPDEARTFIEERADKSIINPQTFEEQALRFVGPELYEAFFKGYTEKQWGCPPADLPASILKRLPLRFNYDDNYFFHKYQGMPETGYTDMIERILNHPNITVKLGTQFHRADAGACKHVFYSGPLDGYFDFELGRLAYRTLDFERFTYDGDYQGCAVMNYGDVSVPFTRITEHKHFSPWEEPAGSVCYREFSRACGPHDIPYYPVRLVKDKEQLAEYVARAERETSVTFVGRLGTYRYLDMDMTIREALDTARLYHARRSEGGSMPAFLHLPVYGRPA